From a single Papilio machaon chromosome 19, ilPapMach1.1, whole genome shotgun sequence genomic region:
- the LOC106715152 gene encoding chorion class B protein PC10, which produces MIAGQFLGNALNNNMLAPGLAPEAMGWAGPGFGCGAPFGAPYGPGPMIVPEFAPLGPATLPSSNGGGFMVSSISPIAPMGVSIISDNEYTGPLAVGGQLPFLGTVELEGALPTAGSGAVSYGCGNGNVGMISEDILPTPEMAYANGFGPGFGPGFGPGFGYGAGFPGPNYGLGSAGLGLNGLNRCEAI; this is translated from the coding sequence atgATTGCTGGCCAGTTCTTAGGCAATGCCTTAAACAACAACATGCTCGCACCAGGTCTAGCGCCTGAAGCTATGGGTTGGGCCGGACCAGGATTTGGCTGCGGAGCTCCCTTCGGTGCCCCCTACGGTCCAGGACCTATGATTGTCCCTGAATTTGCACCCTTAGGGCCGGCCACTCTACCGTCATCGAACGGTGGTGGCTTTATGGTATCAAGTATATCTCCTATCGCTCCTATGGGTGTGTCAATTATTTCTGACAACGAATATACAGGTCCATTGGCTGTCGGCGGTCAACTCCCTTTCTTGGGTACCGTGGAATTGGAAGGCGCTCTCCCAACAGCCGGCTCTGGTGCCGTTTCATACGGCTGCGGCAATGGAAATGTTGGTATGATCAGCGAAGATATACTGCCCACACCTGAAATGGCATACGCCAACGGTTTCGGACCCGGTTTTGGACCTGGTTTCGGTCCCGGCTTCGGATACGGAGCCGGATTCCCCGGACCCAACTACGGTTTGGGATCTGCCGGTTTGGGTTTGAATGGCCTTAACAGATgtgaagcaatttaa
- the LOC106715153 gene encoding chorion class A proteins Ld9, whose amino-acid sequence MKHNALGECLEPALGLAVGLAPEMGLGYGPGLAEGYGPGLAPGFGYGYGFGPAPYGPGPYGPGPAYGPSYGGAGVGDVEIAGEMPVAGTTVVAGQVPILGAVQFGGDIPAGGVVTISGRCGCGCNGPYMY is encoded by the exons ATGAAACAT aatgCTCTTGGTGAATGTTTAGAGCCAGCTCTCGGTCTCGCGGTGGGCTTAGCACCAGAAATGGGTCTTGGTTATGGACCGGGACTTGCTGAAGGATATGGACCAGGTTTGGCTCCAGGCTTTGGTTATGGGTATGGTTTTGGACCTGCGCCGTACGGTCCTGGTCCTTATGGCCCTGGTCCTGCTTATGGTCCCAGTTATGGAGGTGCCGGTGTAGGTGACGTGGAGATTGCTGGTGAGATGCCAGTCGCTGGTACCACAGTGGTGGCAGGACAAGTGCCGATACTTGGTGCGGTTCAGTTCGGTGGTGATATACCAGCTGGTGGCGTGGTCACTATTTCTGGAAGATGTGGTTGTGGATGCAACGGACcatatatgtattaa
- the LOC123722082 gene encoding chorion class A proteins Ld24-like, which produces MYSFFNSILKHSKIMSTTTLLFVCAQICVIQIACGQYVGTGLGVGLAPTIGAEYELGCGPALAEEVAYAPGLAPSLLGPGPYGYGPAGPAAFAGPMPYGPAAAYGVGPAYGVGPAYGVGPAYGGAGVGDVAVAGEMPVAGTTLVAGQVPILGAVQFAGDVPAGGVVTIAGRCGCGCGAPYMY; this is translated from the exons ATGTATTCTTTCTTTAACTCTATCCTAAAACActcaaaaataatgtcaacCACAACTCTTCTGTTTGTCTGCGCACAAATATGTGTTATTcag ATTGCATGTGGGCAATATGTAGGTACTGGACTTGGAGTGGGCCTTGCCCCGACTATTGGTGCCGAATATGAGCTCGGCTGCGGGCCCGCGCTCGCCGAAGAAGTGGCTTACGCTCCAGGCCTAGCCCCCAGTCTTCTCGGTCCTGGACCCTATGGATATGGCCCCGCTGGTCCGGCAGCGTTTGCTGGCCCGATGCCATACGGTCCCGCCGCGGCGTACGGCGTAGGCCCGGCGTACGGCGTGGGCCCGGCGTACGGCGTCGGCCCCGCGTACGGCGGCGCCGGCGTGGGTGACGTGGCCGTCGCCGGAGAGATGCCGGTCGCCGGCACCACTCTAGTTGCTGGGCAAGTGCCAATCCTTGGAGCTGTGCAGTTCGCCGGCGATGTGCCTGCTGGCGGTGTTGTTACTATAGCTGGCCGGTGCGGTTGCGGTTGCGGTGCTCCTTACATGTactaa